One region of Triticum aestivum cultivar Chinese Spring chromosome 6B, IWGSC CS RefSeq v2.1, whole genome shotgun sequence genomic DNA includes:
- the LOC123135762 gene encoding uncharacterized protein, with product MGNVWMEIHRWMSFGWQGLDGNLAQPSSVPLTIHTSGDTSDATQIPHRPPPPLRRRGAMLHLRQRVLSHLLFAAPSPSASPLLSLHRLLSAAAAPRISSNPSFAVDDYLVETCGLTRAQALKASAKISHLKSPGKPDAVLAFLAGLGLSGADVAAVVARDPLILCAGVETTLSPIVVGLTGLGLSQAEIARLLSLVPDNFRRRSFVSKLEYYLPLFGSIENMVRPLKHGHFFLHSDLERVVKPNVKLLAECGLGACDIAKLFIREPRMLSAKPERVLAMVACAERLGVPRGSGMFRQALHTVSCFSEDKIAARVDYLKRTLRWSDTEVGIAVSKALILLARSNDVLQRMSDFLISEVGLEPAYIAHRPAMLTCSLEGRLRPRYHVVKFLKENGLLNHGRDYYSMVVVSEKVFVEKFICPHKQAAPHLAEDYAAACTGQVPATFRFT from the coding sequence ATGGGCAACGTGTGGATGGAAATACACCGTTGGATGTCATTTGGATGGCAGGGATTGGATGGTAATTTGGCCCAGCCAAGTTCTGTTCCTTTGACAATCCACACCAGCGGAGACACATCCGACGCCACTCAAATTCcccaccgaccgccgccgccgctccgccgtCGCGGCGCCATGCTCCACCTCCGGCAGCGCGTCCTCTCCCATCTCCTCTTCGCCGCGCCCTCTCCTTCCGCCTCACCACTCctctctctccaccgcctcctctccgccgccgctgccccccgCATTTCTTCAAACCCTAGCTTCGCCGTCGACGACTACCTCGTCGAGACCTGCGGCCTCACCCGTGCCCAGGCACTCAAGGCCTCCGCCAAGATCTCCCACCTCAAGTCCCCGGGCAAGCCAGATGCCGTGCTTGCCTTCCTTGCCGGCCTCGGCCTCTCGGGCGCTGATGTCGCGGCCGTCGTCGCCAGGGACCCGCTGATCCTCTGCGCCGGCGTGGAGACAACCTTGTCCCCCATCGTCGTTGGGCTCACCGGCCTCGGCCTGTCACAAGCTGAGATTGCGCGCCTCCTCTCGCTCGTCCCTGACAACTTCCGCCGCAGATCCTTCGTCTCCAAGCTAGAGTACTACCTTCCACTCTTCGGCTCCATCGAGAACATGGTCCGGCCGCTCAAACATGGCCACTTCTTCCTCCACTCTGACCTCGAGAGGGTGGTCAAGCCAAATGTCAAGCTCCTAGCAGAGTGCGGGCTAGGTGCTTGTGATATTGCCAAGCTGTTCATCCGTGAGCCAAGGATGCTTAGCGCCAAACCAGAGCGTGTCCTGGCGATGGTTGCGTGCGCCGAACGTTTAGGTGTGCCCCGTGGCTCAGGAATGTTCAGGCAAGCGCTGCACACCGTCTCATGCTTCAGCGAGGACAAGATCGCTGCCAGAGTGGACTACTTGAAGAGGACACTTAGGTGGTCAGATACCGAGGTTGGCATTGCTGTGTCCAAGGCTCTGATTTTGCTGGCAAGATCAAATGACGTGCTGCAGCGTATGTCAGACTTCCTAATCTCTGAGGTGGGGTTGGAGCCGGCCTACATTGCTCATCGCCCCGCTATGCTCACTTGCAGCCTGGAGGGCCGGCTCAGACCCCGCTACCATGTTGTGAAATTTCTTAAGGAAAATGGATTGCTAAATCATGGCAGAGACTACTACAGTATGGTTGTGGTCAGCGAGAAGGTATTTGTGGAGAAGTTCATATGCCCTCACAAGCAAGCTGCACCACACCTTGCTGAAGACTATGCAGCTGCTTGCACAGGGCAGGTGCCTGCTACATTCAGATTTACATGA